The Mucilaginibacter yixingensis genome window below encodes:
- a CDS encoding DUF1624 domain-containing protein yields MEPVLPLPKPRIHSIDILRGIIMVLMALDHTRDFFSNAAFDPLDLDKTTAAYYLTRWVTHLCAPTFIFLSGASAYLSSQRKTSRQTSSFLLSRGLWLIFLELTVVNFGWMFDPGFHLVFAQVIWAIGFSMIFLAALVYLKPLHIGIIGLALIFGHNLFDGIKSASWGQYKFFWMFLHEQNLYVISKTHAIMLLYPVVPWCGVMAAGYAFGTLFQFDPAGRQRLFIQIGLCCILLFLLLRLFNIYGDPRPWAHQHNLEKDAFDMMNVQKYPPSLAYLLITLGISIAALGLLEFTNNGITKTFTTYGRVPMFYYVLHIYLLHLAALFTAMGKHTSLNSLTAVGLGPQHGFSLPVIYLIWLSVVILLYFPCYWFMKVKQRRRDWWLSYV; encoded by the coding sequence ATGGAACCTGTTTTGCCACTCCCAAAACCGCGCATACATTCCATAGATATCCTGCGGGGTATCATTATGGTGCTGATGGCGCTTGATCACACCCGCGATTTTTTCTCTAACGCTGCTTTTGATCCGCTTGATCTTGATAAAACTACGGCTGCCTATTACCTCACCCGCTGGGTTACCCATCTTTGTGCGCCAACGTTCATTTTTTTGTCGGGCGCCAGTGCTTATCTGTCGTCTCAAAGAAAAACCAGTCGGCAAACCTCCAGTTTTTTGCTGAGCCGCGGCTTATGGCTAATTTTCCTTGAACTAACGGTAGTTAATTTTGGATGGATGTTTGATCCCGGTTTCCACCTCGTATTTGCACAGGTTATCTGGGCTATCGGGTTCAGTATGATCTTCCTGGCGGCGCTGGTTTACCTAAAGCCCCTGCATATCGGCATCATCGGCCTGGCGCTTATTTTCGGGCATAACCTTTTTGACGGCATCAAATCGGCCTCTTGGGGGCAATACAAATTTTTCTGGATGTTTTTGCATGAGCAAAACCTGTATGTTATTAGTAAAACCCATGCCATTATGCTACTATACCCGGTGGTGCCCTGGTGCGGGGTAATGGCTGCAGGCTATGCCTTCGGCACATTGTTTCAGTTTGACCCAGCCGGCCGCCAGCGTTTGTTTATACAAATTGGCTTGTGTTGCATTTTGCTTTTCCTGCTGCTGCGCCTGTTTAACATCTACGGCGATCCGCGTCCGTGGGCACACCAGCATAACCTGGAAAAAGATGCGTTTGATATGATGAACGTGCAGAAATATCCGCCATCACTGGCCTACCTACTCATTACGCTGGGCATATCTATCGCCGCGCTGGGGTTGTTGGAGTTTACCAACAACGGCATCACTAAAACATTTACTACCTATGGGCGGGTACCCATGTTTTATTACGTGCTGCATATTTATTTACTGCATCTGGCAGCCCTGTTTACGGCCATGGGCAAGCACACTTCGCTAAACAGCCTCACAGCAGTGGGGTTGGGGCCACAACATGGCTTTAGTTTGCCGGTGATTTACCTCATCTGGCTCTCGGTTGTCATCCTGCTTTATTTTCCTTGCTATTGGTTTATGAAGGTTAAACAGCGTCGGCGCGATTGGTGGCTCAGTTATGTATAG
- a CDS encoding M61 family metallopeptidase: MKNRWLIAAILFFTMLTTTTQAADRLQIHYTLSFPEAQAHYTDVEMDIAGITGPAIDLKMAVWTPGSYLVREFARNIESVSAEVNGQPLRIAKINKNTWHVELNGATTVKVRYRIYCFEISVRTPFVDTRHGFISSAAVFIYPAGGLDQPATISIKPYAGWTTVSTSLDMVGDDQFTLASPNYDILFDSPIEVGTQDVTHFNVDGVKYELAMCLGGNYDKPRLVKDLTKMVQEETAIFGENPNHRYVFIVHNYNKSGGGLEHLSSTVLGATRNGYTDEATYERFLSLCAHEHFHLWNVKRLRPFVLGPFNYEQENYTTDLWIAEGFTNYYDNLVVHRMALYTQQNYLGQIGGDINNIENAPGNLVQPVADASFDAWIKYYRPNENSPNATVSYYAKGSVAAMMLDLEIIHDSQGQYSLDDVMSYTYNEFYKKQQRGYTDAEFKQALEKFAGKNLDEFYSRYIYGTAAIDYDRYLGYAGFKLVDELAESNTPALGISITAVNARPVISSVQRGSAAWVDGLNVNDEIVAIDGETFTELSAMLAYKTVGQQVKVTVIRDGQHIVLPVTLKRNATRRYRILSIETPTAQQMAVRNVWLKQSN; encoded by the coding sequence ATGAAAAATCGCTGGTTAATAGCGGCTATTTTGTTTTTTACTATGCTTACTACAACAACGCAGGCAGCAGACAGGCTGCAAATACATTATACGCTCAGTTTCCCTGAGGCGCAGGCGCATTATACCGATGTAGAAATGGATATTGCGGGCATTACCGGCCCTGCTATCGACCTGAAAATGGCCGTTTGGACGCCGGGCTCCTACCTGGTGCGCGAGTTTGCCCGCAACATTGAATCGGTTAGTGCCGAAGTGAACGGCCAGCCGTTGCGCATTGCCAAGATCAATAAAAACACCTGGCATGTAGAGCTGAACGGCGCTACTACGGTGAAAGTGCGGTACCGTATCTACTGTTTTGAGATCTCGGTACGTACGCCGTTTGTAGATACCCGCCACGGGTTCATCTCATCGGCCGCTGTTTTTATATATCCGGCCGGAGGATTGGATCAGCCTGCAACCATCAGCATAAAACCGTATGCGGGGTGGACAACGGTTTCTACCAGTTTAGATATGGTGGGCGATGATCAGTTTACACTCGCCTCGCCAAATTACGATATCCTGTTTGACTCGCCCATTGAAGTGGGGACGCAGGATGTTACGCATTTTAACGTAGATGGTGTAAAATATGAACTGGCCATGTGTCTGGGCGGTAATTATGATAAACCGCGACTGGTAAAGGACCTGACCAAAATGGTGCAGGAAGAAACAGCCATTTTTGGCGAAAACCCTAACCACCGCTATGTGTTCATCGTTCATAACTATAATAAAAGCGGCGGCGGTCTGGAGCATTTGAGCAGTACCGTTTTAGGTGCAACGCGTAATGGTTATACCGATGAAGCCACTTATGAGCGTTTCCTGAGCCTATGCGCACACGAGCACTTTCACTTGTGGAACGTGAAACGACTGCGCCCCTTTGTGCTGGGCCCGTTTAATTACGAGCAGGAAAACTATACTACCGATTTGTGGATTGCCGAGGGTTTTACCAATTACTACGATAACCTGGTAGTGCACCGTATGGCGCTTTATACGCAGCAGAATTACCTGGGACAGATTGGCGGCGATATCAACAATATAGAAAACGCGCCCGGTAACCTGGTACAGCCAGTTGCTGATGCCAGCTTTGATGCCTGGATAAAATACTATCGCCCGAATGAGAACTCGCCTAATGCAACGGTGTCCTACTACGCCAAAGGGTCTGTAGCTGCTATGATGCTGGATCTTGAAATTATTCACGATAGCCAGGGCCAGTACTCGCTGGATGATGTGATGAGCTATACCTACAATGAGTTTTACAAAAAGCAGCAACGCGGTTATACCGATGCGGAGTTTAAACAGGCGCTGGAAAAATTTGCGGGCAAAAACCTGGATGAGTTTTACAGCAGATACATTTATGGCACAGCTGCCATAGATTATGACCGATACCTGGGCTACGCCGGCTTTAAGCTGGTTGATGAACTGGCCGAAAGTAATACCCCTGCGCTGGGCATCAGCATCACAGCGGTGAATGCCCGTCCGGTAATTTCATCTGTGCAACGTGGCAGTGCCGCATGGGTTGACGGTTTGAATGTGAATGATGAAATAGTGGCCATAGATGGCGAAACATTTACAGAACTGAGCGCTATGCTGGCTTACAAAACGGTGGGGCAGCAGGTGAAAGTAACCGTTATTCGAGACGGGCAGCACATTGTATTGCCGGTAACATTAAAACGCAATGCCACCAGGCGTTACCGTATTTTGAGTATAGAAACCCCTACCGCGCAGCAGATGGCCGTGCGTAATGTTTGGCTAAAACAAAGCAATTAA
- a CDS encoding Crp/Fnr family transcriptional regulator encodes MSFQLILDNVSKHIQLTDEEKEHFTSLLKPFKLKRKQFLMHDGDVCKQSAFVTSGCLRSYNVDKNGLEHVIAFAPADWWMADMYSLISGRPGTLNIEAMEETEMLMLSKADQLQLYQDLPKFERFFRILAENSLVAHQQRLIDRLSLTGQERYDKFCQRYPTLIHHIPQKQVAAYIGVSPEFLSRMRAKR; translated from the coding sequence ATGTCGTTCCAGTTGATATTAGATAACGTTAGCAAGCACATTCAGTTGACGGATGAGGAAAAGGAGCACTTTACTTCATTGCTAAAACCGTTTAAGCTGAAGCGTAAACAGTTTTTAATGCATGATGGCGATGTGTGCAAGCAATCGGCCTTTGTAACTTCGGGCTGTTTGCGCAGCTATAATGTGGACAAGAACGGCCTGGAGCATGTCATCGCCTTCGCCCCGGCTGATTGGTGGATGGCTGATATGTACAGCCTCATTAGCGGCAGGCCGGGTACGCTTAATATTGAGGCCATGGAAGAAACCGAAATGCTGATGCTGAGCAAGGCAGATCAATTACAACTTTACCAGGATCTGCCCAAGTTTGAGCGCTTCTTCCGCATTCTGGCCGAGAACTCGTTGGTGGCCCATCAACAACGTCTGATAGACCGTTTGAGCCTGACGGGACAGGAGCGTTACGATAAATTTTGCCAGCGCTACCCAACGTTGATCCACCACATCCCGCAAAAGCAGGTGGCGGCTTATATAGGCGTTAGTCCCGAGTTTTTGAGCAGGATGAGGGCGAAGCGGTAG
- a CDS encoding ligase-associated DNA damage response DEXH box helicase: MTPGQQVIQEWYQRRGWHQFPFQQEMEEAYLGGNSGLLNAPTGSGKTFALFMPFLAGYINRHPNDYLTRSNNGLLMLWITPLRALTNDIRKAMQEACAELGLPWTVATRTGDTSAAEKASIKKKLPEVLLTTPESLHLMLAQKEYPKLFQNLEVVVIDEWHELLGTKRGVQVELGLSRLRHLSLALSEGEGTNGVNGGVSIWGISATIGNLEQAAEVLLGNNFPAQRIKLIRAHIDKKLVIKSVIPDDVESYSWSGHIGIKLLPRVMEIVAKSKTTLIFCNTRSQSEIWYHAILDNYPEYAGVMAMHHGSLDNELRNWVEQALHAEALKVVVCTSSLDLGVDFRPVDTIVQVGSPKGVARFMQRAGRSGHHPGATSLAYYVPTHSLELLEGAALKQAIRQGIFESRDPILLAMDVLIQYMVTLAVSDGFRADELYNEVKSTFAFADLRRDEFNQLLDFITNGGKTLAQYDEFLKVEVENGLYKVNSRRVAMRHRLSIGTITSELSLRVAWLSGGGLGTIEESFISKLKPGNVFWFAGRSLEFVKVKEMTAYVRKSNKTKGIIPSWAGGRMPLSSQLSAVFRDKLDEVSHGVEEDEEVIALRPLFKLQEQLSHLPQSNEFLIESFHSEDGHHLLFYPFEGRLVHEGMASLLAYRISKLKSASYSIAMNDYGFELLTDEEIPIREALETDDLFSIHNLIDDIQHSLNANEMARRKFRDIAHIGGLVFTGYPGQTIRNKHLQASTSLLFEVFSEYEPDNLLVRQAYNEALAFQLEEFRLRAALQRISQQSIILKEIERPTPFAFPIMVDSLGREKLTTETMEERVAKMARQYGAEGVKTKERPEGEKKKFSARTSRKKGL; the protein is encoded by the coding sequence ATGACTCCCGGACAACAGGTAATACAAGAATGGTATCAGCGCAGGGGCTGGCACCAGTTTCCGTTTCAGCAAGAAATGGAGGAAGCCTATTTGGGCGGTAACTCCGGTTTGCTTAATGCACCTACGGGCAGCGGCAAAACATTTGCGCTATTTATGCCTTTTTTGGCTGGCTACATTAACCGCCACCCCAATGATTACCTGACGCGCAGCAACAACGGACTGCTCATGCTGTGGATCACCCCGCTGCGGGCGTTGACCAACGATATCCGCAAAGCCATGCAGGAAGCCTGCGCCGAACTGGGCCTGCCGTGGACGGTAGCCACCCGAACCGGCGATACCTCTGCTGCCGAAAAAGCATCCATCAAAAAAAAGCTGCCTGAAGTGCTGCTCACCACCCCAGAAAGTCTGCACCTGATGCTGGCTCAGAAAGAATATCCCAAATTGTTTCAAAACCTGGAGGTGGTGGTGATAGATGAATGGCACGAGCTGCTGGGCACTAAGCGTGGTGTGCAGGTTGAGTTAGGGTTATCGAGGCTGAGACACCTCTCCCTAGCCCTCTCCGAAGGAGAGGGAACGAACGGGGTTAACGGCGGGGTAAGCATCTGGGGCATCAGCGCAACCATCGGCAACCTGGAGCAAGCGGCAGAAGTACTGCTGGGCAACAACTTCCCGGCGCAACGCATCAAACTTATCCGTGCGCATATTGATAAAAAGCTGGTCATCAAATCGGTGATACCGGATGATGTGGAAAGCTACTCATGGTCAGGACATATTGGCATCAAGCTGCTGCCCCGGGTGATGGAGATTGTGGCCAAAAGCAAAACCACGCTGATCTTTTGCAATACCCGCTCGCAATCGGAGATCTGGTATCATGCTATTCTGGATAATTACCCTGAGTATGCGGGCGTGATGGCCATGCATCATGGCTCGTTGGATAATGAGCTGCGCAATTGGGTAGAACAAGCCCTCCATGCCGAGGCGTTGAAAGTGGTGGTATGCACATCGAGCCTTGACCTTGGGGTGGATTTTCGACCGGTGGATACCATTGTGCAAGTGGGCAGCCCCAAAGGGGTGGCCCGTTTTATGCAGCGCGCCGGGCGAAGCGGTCACCACCCCGGGGCAACATCATTGGCCTATTATGTGCCCACCCACTCGCTGGAACTACTGGAGGGTGCCGCGTTGAAACAGGCCATCAGGCAAGGCATTTTTGAAAGCCGAGACCCAATTCTGCTCGCCATGGATGTGCTGATCCAGTATATGGTAACACTGGCCGTATCAGACGGATTTCGGGCCGATGAATTATATAACGAGGTAAAAAGCACTTTTGCCTTTGCCGATTTGCGGCGTGATGAATTTAACCAGCTGCTGGATTTTATTACCAATGGCGGCAAAACGCTGGCTCAGTATGACGAGTTTTTAAAAGTTGAGGTGGAGAACGGGCTGTACAAAGTAAACAGCCGCCGGGTGGCTATGCGGCATCGGTTGAGCATCGGCACCATTACCAGCGAGCTGAGCTTGCGCGTGGCCTGGCTGAGCGGCGGCGGGTTGGGAACTATAGAGGAAAGCTTTATCTCCAAACTGAAACCCGGTAATGTGTTTTGGTTTGCCGGCCGCAGCCTGGAGTTTGTAAAAGTGAAGGAAATGACGGCCTATGTGCGCAAATCCAACAAAACTAAGGGCATCATTCCCAGCTGGGCAGGGGGCAGGATGCCGTTATCGTCGCAACTCTCGGCAGTATTTAGAGATAAGTTGGATGAGGTATCGCACGGGGTAGAGGAGGATGAGGAAGTAATAGCGCTACGTCCGCTGTTTAAGTTGCAGGAGCAGTTATCGCACCTACCACAAAGCAACGAGTTTTTGATCGAGTCTTTTCATTCTGAGGATGGGCATCACCTGCTATTCTATCCTTTTGAGGGCCGGTTGGTGCACGAGGGGATGGCATCGCTGCTGGCCTATCGTATCTCTAAACTCAAAAGCGCCAGCTACTCCATCGCCATGAATGATTATGGTTTTGAATTGCTGACCGACGAAGAAATCCCTATCCGCGAAGCGTTAGAAACAGACGACCTGTTTAGTATCCATAACTTGATAGATGATATTCAGCACAGCCTCAACGCTAACGAGATGGCGCGTCGCAAATTCAGAGACATCGCCCACATCGGCGGACTGGTATTTACCGGTTATCCCGGTCAAACCATTCGCAACAAGCACCTGCAGGCATCAACCTCCTTGCTCTTCGAGGTCTTTAGCGAATATGAGCCCGATAATCTGCTGGTACGCCAGGCCTATAACGAGGCCCTGGCTTTTCAACTAGAAGAATTTCGTCTGCGGGCGGCCCTACAACGCATCAGCCAGCAAAGCATCATCCTAAAAGAAATTGAACGCCCAACGCCATTTGCGTTCCCCATTATGGTCGATAGCCTCGGTCGCGAAAAGCTGACCACCGAAACAATGGAGGAGCGCGTAGCAAAAATGGCCCGCCAATATGGTGCCGAAGGGGTAAAAACCAAAGAGCGTCCTGAAGGTGAAAAGAAAAAATTTTCGGCAAGGACGTCGCGGAAAAAGGGCCTCTGA